GTGTCTGGCAGTCCCCGGGCGGGTGCTCAGCACCGCCGAGGTCGACGGCGCCCTGATGGCCCAGGTCGACTTCGGCGGCGTACGTAAGGAGGTCTGCCTCCAGTACATCCCCGACGCGGAGATCGGCGAATACGTCGTCGTCCACGTCGGCTTCGCCATCCAGCGGCTCGACGAGGCGTCGGCCCGGCAGACGCTGGCGAACTTCGAGAAGCTCGGACTCCTGGAGGAGGAGTTCGGTGACGGTTTCGAACTCGCCGCCAGGCAGCGGGAATCAGTGGAAGCGGAAGGCAGCGGACTGTGAAGTACCTCGACGAGTTCAGCGACCCCGACCTCGCCAGGCGGCTGGTCGACGAGATCCACGCGGCCACCACCCGCCCCTGGGCGATGATGGAGGTCTGCGGCGGCCAGACCCACTCGATCATCCGCCACGGCATCGACCAACTGCTGCCCGACGGGGTGGAGATGATCCACGGGCCGGGCTGCCCGGTCTGTGTGACCCCGCTGGAGATCATCGACCGGGCGCTGGCGATCGCGGCCCGCCCCGGCGTCGTCTTCTGCTCCTTCGGAGACATGCTGCGCGTGCCGGGCAGCAGTCAGGACCTGTTCTCGGTCAAGAGCGCGGGGGGCGACGTACGCGTCGTGTACTCCCCGCTCGACGCGCTGAAGATCGCCCGCGACAACCCCGACAAGGAAGTCGTCTTCTTCGGCATCGGCTTCGAGACGACCGCCCCCGCCAACGCCATGACGGTCCATCAGGCCCGGCGGCTCGGCGTGCGGAACTTCTCACTGCTCGTCTCGCACGTGCTCGTACCGCCCGCCATCGCCGCCATCATGGAGTCCCCGACCTGCCGGGTCCAGGCATTCCTCGCCGCCGGGCACGTGTGCAGCGTGATGGGGACCTCCGAGTACCCGCCGCTCGCGGAGAGGTACCAAGTCCCCATCGTCGTCACGGGATTCGAACCGCTCGACATCCTCGAAGGTGTCCGGCGCACGATCCTCCAGCTCGAACAGGGCCGCCACGAACTGGAGAACGCCTACCCGCGCGCTGTACGTGACGAGGGCAACCTCCCCGCCATGGAGATGCTGCGGGACGTCTTCGAGGTCACCGACCGGACCTGGCGCGGCATCGGCACGATCCCGAGCAGCGGATGGCGACTGTCCGAGAAGTACGCGGAGTTCGACGCCGAGCGCCGGTTCGACGTGGCGGGCATCCGTACCGCCGAATCGTCGCTCTGCCGGTCCGGCGACGTACTCCAGGGGCTGATCAAACCCCACGAGTGCGCCGCCTTCGGCAAGGAGTGCACCCCCAGGAATCCGCTGGGCGCCACGATGGTGTCCTCCGAGGGCGCGTGCGCCGCGTACTTCACCTACCGCCGACTCGAACTGGTCGATGCCAAGTGACCGAGACCGAGACAGGGACCGGGATCGAGACCGGGACGACCAACCACGTACCCGCCCCGGCGAACGCCCCCGCGACCGCCCCGGCCGGCAACGGCCTCGACTTCGAGAACTGGGCCTGCCCCGTACCCCTGCGCGCCACCCCCGCGGTCGTCATGGGCCACGGCGGCGGCGGGGCGATGTCGGCCGAACTCGTCGAGCACCTGTTCCTCCCCGCGTACGGCTCCGCCGCGGCGGCCGAACTCGGCGACTCCGCCGTACTCACCGTCGGCGACGGCACCCGACTCGCCTTCTCCACCGACTCGTTCGTGGTCAAACCGATGTTCTTCCCCGGCGGCTCCATCGGGGACCTCGCCGTCAACGGGACCGTCAACGACCTCGCGATGTCGGGCGCGACACCCCTGTTCATGTCGTCCGCGTTCATCCTCCAGGAGGGCACCGCCCTCACCGACCTCGGCCGGATCGCCCAGGACATGGGCGCGGCCGCGCGGGCGGCCGGGGTCCGGCTCGTCACCGGCGACACCAAGGTCGTCGACAGCGGCAGCGGGGACGGCGTCTACATCAACACCTCGGGGATCGGAGTGATCCCCGCCGGCGTCGACATCGGCCCGCGCCGCGCCGCGCCCGGCGACGCCGTGCTGATCAGCGGCGACATCGGGGTGCACGGCGTGGCCGTCATGAGCTGCCGCGACGGCCTGGGCTTCGGTACGACGGTCGAGAGCGACACCGCCGCCCTGCACGGCCTGGTCGCCGCGATGCTCGCCACCGGCGCCGATGTGCACGTCCTGCGCGACCCCACGCGCGGCGGCGTCGCGGCCTCGCTGAACGAGATCGCCACCGCGTCGCGGGTCGGCGTCGAACTGATCGAGCGGGACCTGCCCGTACCCGACACCGTGCGCGACGCGTGCAGCCTGCTCGGGCTCGACCCCCTCCAGGTCGCCAACGAGGGCAAGCTGATCGCGATCGTGCCCGCCGACTCCGCCGACCGGGTCCTCGCCGCCCTGACGGAGCACCCACTCGGCCGCGGGGCGCGCCGGATCGGCACCTGCGTCACCGGACACCCCGGCATGGTGGTCGCCAGGACCGGTCTCGGCGGCACCCGGGTCGTCGGACTCCCCGTCGGCGAACAGCTCCCGAGGATCTGCTGAATGAGCGAGCGCGGCGCGATCCTCTTCGCGCGGTACGCCTACCCGCCCAACGAACTCGGCTACTGCGGCCCGGCGGACCACACGGCCCTGCTGCGCCCCGCGGACACCGAGGGCATCGAGCGCGGCGCCCGCCAGTTCGACGGCGCCTGGTGCTATCTCGAATTCCTCGCCGATTCGGCCGGCCTCGACGACCCGCTGGACGAGCGTGTCGTCGAGGCCTACTGGATCGGCAACGAACTCCTCGACCGGGCCGACCCGCACGCCCTGCTGGCCCGGATGCGCGAGCGCTTCCGGAGCCAGTCGGGCGGCACATGGCGCGACGCGGGCGACCGCGCCCTCGCCCACCACAGCTTCCAGGTCTTCGACGTCTACCCCTGGGCCGGGCTGCTGCGCGCCTCCGGCAACCCCACGGCGCTCTCGGTCCTCGACCGGTGCCGTATCCGGACGGGAGTGGTCCACGCGGTCGACGGCGAGTCGGCCACGGTCGAGTCCCGCCCGCTGACCTGGACGGGTACGGCCCTGGTCCCCGGACCGCCCCGCCAGGAGTCCGTGCGCTGGTCGACGGGGGGCCGCTCGCTGATCCCGGGGCTCGCTCCCGGCGACCTCGTGTCGCTGCACTGGGACTGGGTGTGCGACGTCATCACGGAGCCGCAGGCGGCGCGCATCGAATCGACCGAGGCCCGCCAACTCGCCCCCGCGTGCGCCGTGGCGGCTACGCCAGGGCGTTGAGGGTGATCCGTGCGGCCTCGGCGATGAGGGCGTCGTCCGGCTCGGCGTCCTTGAAATCACGCCGGGACAGGACGGCGATCGCGATCGGGGCGGCCTTCGGGGGCCAGACGACGGCGATGTCGTTGCGGGTGCCGTAGCCGCCGGTGCCGGTCTTGTCGCCGACCTGCCAGCCGTCCGGGGCGCCCGCCCGGATGACCTTGTCGCCGGTGGTGTTGCGCTTGAGCCAGTCCGTGAGCACCGCCCGCTTGTCCGGCGCGAGGGCGTCGTCCACGACATAGGCACGCAGATCGGTGGCGAGGGCGCGCGGAGTGCTGGTGTCGCGGAGGTCGCCGGGGACCGCGTCGCTGAGCTCCGCCTCGTAGCGGTCGCAGCGGGTGACCCGGTCGCCGATGGAGGCGAGGGCGCTCTGGAGGCTCTTGGGGCCGCCGAGTTCGCGGAAGAGCAGATTGGCCGCGCCGTTGTCGCTGTAGCGGACGGTCGCGTCGCACAGCTCGCGCAGGGTCAGCCCCGTGGCGAGGTGTTTCTCGGTGATCGGCGAGTAGCCGGCGCCGGCGAGGTCGTTGCGGTCGTAGCGTACGAGCCGGTCGAGCTGCCTGAGGGAGTACTTGTCCAGCATGACGGCGGCGAGCAGCGCCTTGCAGGTGGAGGCGTAGGCGAAGCGTTCGTCGGGCCGGTGGGTGATGGACCGGCTGTTGCCGGTGTCGATCGCGTAGACGCCGAGCCGCGCGTCGAACTCGCGCTCCAGTCGGGCGAACGCGCCCTTCGTGTTCCCCGTCGACGTACGCGTGGACGTCGACGGCGTGGACGGCGACGGTGTCGAGCCGGAGCCGGAGCCGGACTGTGGCGCGTCCTCCCGGGTGCTCGTGCCGCAGCCGATGAGTGGGAGGGTCGCGAGGCCGCTCAGGGTGGCGAGTGCGGCACGGCGCGGGACAGCGGTACGGGTACGGGTCGGCATGTGGTGGCGGCTTTCCTCTCGGGGGCGCCTGTTCGGACGCTTCGTGCGGGGGAGTTCGGGGTGGTCCGGTCTGCTCCGGTCTGCTCGTCCTACGTCCAGAGGAGAACAACGCCCGCCCGTTCACGTCCAAGACGGATATGACTCATGGATCGATTAACCAGCGGTATGGTTGCTGGTCGTGGACCTGATAAGGCATCTTCAATGCTTTGTGGCTGTTGCGGAAGAGTTACATTTCGGCCGCGCCGCCCAGCGTCTCGGCGTGGCTCAGCCACCCCTCTCGCAGCGCATTCAGCGTCTGGAGCGGGAGTTGGGCGTACGCCTCTTCGAGCGGACCAGCCGACAGGTGACGATCACGAAGGGCGGCACACTGCTGCTGGAAGAGGCCCGTCAGCTGCTGGCCCACTCCGAGGCACTGATGGCCACGGCCCGCCGTATCCAGGAAGGCCACAGCGGGCTGCTGCGCGCCGCGCTGCCCGCCGACATCACCGGTGAGAGCGTCGCCGCGATCCTGGCCGGCTTCCAGGAGCGCGAGGGCGGCGTCGAACTGGAACTGCACGAGCTGACCACGGCCGAGCAACTCGCCCGACTCGCCTCGCACGACCTGGACGTCGGCCTCATCCACCACCCCTGTGACGTGTCCGGGCTGGAGCTGGGACCCGTCCTGCGCCATGAACTCGGCGTCC
This window of the Streptomyces niveus genome carries:
- a CDS encoding HypC/HybG/HupF family hydrogenase formation chaperone, with translation MCLAVPGRVLSTAEVDGALMAQVDFGGVRKEVCLQYIPDAEIGEYVVVHVGFAIQRLDEASARQTLANFEKLGLLEEEFGDGFELAARQRESVEAEGSGL
- the hypD gene encoding hydrogenase formation protein HypD, translating into MKYLDEFSDPDLARRLVDEIHAATTRPWAMMEVCGGQTHSIIRHGIDQLLPDGVEMIHGPGCPVCVTPLEIIDRALAIAARPGVVFCSFGDMLRVPGSSQDLFSVKSAGGDVRVVYSPLDALKIARDNPDKEVVFFGIGFETTAPANAMTVHQARRLGVRNFSLLVSHVLVPPAIAAIMESPTCRVQAFLAAGHVCSVMGTSEYPPLAERYQVPIVVTGFEPLDILEGVRRTILQLEQGRHELENAYPRAVRDEGNLPAMEMLRDVFEVTDRTWRGIGTIPSSGWRLSEKYAEFDAERRFDVAGIRTAESSLCRSGDVLQGLIKPHECAAFGKECTPRNPLGATMVSSEGACAAYFTYRRLELVDAK
- the hypE gene encoding hydrogenase expression/formation protein HypE; this encodes MGHGGGGAMSAELVEHLFLPAYGSAAAAELGDSAVLTVGDGTRLAFSTDSFVVKPMFFPGGSIGDLAVNGTVNDLAMSGATPLFMSSAFILQEGTALTDLGRIAQDMGAAARAAGVRLVTGDTKVVDSGSGDGVYINTSGIGVIPAGVDIGPRRAAPGDAVLISGDIGVHGVAVMSCRDGLGFGTTVESDTAALHGLVAAMLATGADVHVLRDPTRGGVAASLNEIATASRVGVELIERDLPVPDTVRDACSLLGLDPLQVANEGKLIAIVPADSADRVLAALTEHPLGRGARRIGTCVTGHPGMVVARTGLGGTRVVGLPVGEQLPRIC
- a CDS encoding DUF6390 family protein — its product is MSERGAILFARYAYPPNELGYCGPADHTALLRPADTEGIERGARQFDGAWCYLEFLADSAGLDDPLDERVVEAYWIGNELLDRADPHALLARMRERFRSQSGGTWRDAGDRALAHHSFQVFDVYPWAGLLRASGNPTALSVLDRCRIRTGVVHAVDGESATVESRPLTWTGTALVPGPPRQESVRWSTGGRSLIPGLAPGDLVSLHWDWVCDVITEPQAARIESTEARQLAPACAVAATPGR
- the bla gene encoding class A beta-lactamase: MPTRTRTAVPRRAALATLSGLATLPLIGCGTSTREDAPQSGSGSGSTPSPSTPSTSTRTSTGNTKGAFARLEREFDARLGVYAIDTGNSRSITHRPDERFAYASTCKALLAAVMLDKYSLRQLDRLVRYDRNDLAGAGYSPITEKHLATGLTLRELCDATVRYSDNGAANLLFRELGGPKSLQSALASIGDRVTRCDRYEAELSDAVPGDLRDTSTPRALATDLRAYVVDDALAPDKRAVLTDWLKRNTTGDKVIRAGAPDGWQVGDKTGTGGYGTRNDIAVVWPPKAAPIAIAVLSRRDFKDAEPDDALIAEAARITLNALA
- a CDS encoding LysR family transcriptional regulator, translated to MAVAEELHFGRAAQRLGVAQPPLSQRIQRLERELGVRLFERTSRQVTITKGGTLLLEEARQLLAHSEALMATARRIQEGHSGLLRAALPADITGESVAAILAGFQEREGGVELELHELTTAEQLARLASHDLDVGLIHHPCDVSGLELGPVLRHELGVLLPHDAPQARLETVPLSALTGHDLILFPRAHAPAVHDDLLTTCARHGYTPASVRHGQGPSFIRGLLLGGRAVAFGPRDAHHAGDRDLTWRPLSGAPLAWRHSAAWPKGRGDAAVRAFADTVTEALGRTATAGPDLSAGPPRLRPAAEYWI